In a genomic window of Oncorhynchus masou masou isolate Uvic2021 chromosome 4, UVic_Omas_1.1, whole genome shotgun sequence:
- the LOC135523575 gene encoding collagen alpha-1(IX) chain-like, with amino-acid sequence MTRARIYRESLLVILLQIILICSAQRGLVGPRGPAGPPGIAGVPGVDGIDGDRGDDNFTEGGPGPDGEDGKPGAPGTPGLPGADGATGPVGGLGSDGPPGPKGEPGEAGEVGEIGEGPDGPDGAAGAQGLVGELGKVGTPGSLGRRGPVGLPGPAGPRGLPGVYKGEDLCPNACPSGLNGYSGLPGMKGHKGVKGESGEPGKQGHKGEEGDQAGEGEMGAQGLPGQGGPRGITGMMGLKGDRGPRGTFGDLGPQGIQGGSGDVGQRGLVGENGPNGGQGARGPQGIRGLPGGKGEPGLAGPDGREGIPGLPASKGITGKVGSPGDAGLQGLPGLPGAYGPKGKSGEMGNSGDPGSGGLMGSPGKSGERGEQGEVGPVGARGGPGERGVRGPDGPAGAPGPRGGKGDLGLLGLPGPAGLVGQNGDRGAVGLTGAQGEQGEAGSEGTAGDRGDFGDEGEPGEKGSTGRPGETGNKGPEGGRGIPGPEGKPGQPGPRGMQGDRGVPGLPGTQGPAGKKPSDTHITQVCMRVMQEQLAQLAASLRRPETGISGLPGPPGPPGPAGPSGENGYPGLDGVRGLPGLKGPPGLLGRKGPKGDTGDRGDIGPTARGVKGAPGAPGLPGDHGRAAYGTDGRDGERGPHGVPGIPGVPGSPGRPGLNGYCESSQCILPMVASPISAKDSSMKGPNEE; translated from the exons ATGACTCGCGCCAGGATATATCGGGAGTCATTACTGGTGATTTTATTGCAAATTATCCTTATTTGCTCCGCTCAG AGGGGCCTGGTCGGTCCCAGAGGCCCCGCAGGACCCCCTGGAATAGCAGGAGTGCCTGGAGTTGACGGCATTGAT ggagacagaggggacgATAACTTCACAGAAGGCGGCCCT GGCCCTGATGGGGAAGACGGAAAACCAGGAGCTCCCGGAACACCCGGCCTACCAGGGGCAGAC GGTGCCACTGGACCTGTTGGGGGTCTCGGCTCAGATGGGCCTCCTGGACCAAAA GGTGAACCCGGAGAGGCTGGGGAAGTCGGGGAGATT GGCGAGGGACCCGATGGGCCTGAT GGAGCAGCTGGTGCACAAGGGTTGGTGGGCGAGCTTGGCAAAGTCGGAACCCCA ggATCACTGGGAAGGAGGGGGCCAGTGGGGCTTCCTGGACCTGCAGGGCCCAgg GGTCTTCCTGGCGTGTATAAGGGGGAAGACCTG TGTCCCAATGCCTGTCCTTCTGGTCTTAACGGATATTCTGGCCTCCCAGGCATGAAG GGCCACAAAGGGGTAAAAGGAGAGTCTGGTGAGCCTGGAAAGCAAGGACACAAG GGAGAAGAAGGAGACCAGGCAGGAGAGGGCGAGATGGGAGCTCAAGGACTACca GGCCAAGGGGGACCCAGGGGAATAACAGGCATGATGGGCCTCAAAGGTGACAGG GGACCACGTGGAACGTTTGGAGACCTTGGTCCCCAAGGAATTCAGGGTGGCTCA GGTGACGTGGGCCAAAGAGGATTAGTGGGCGAGAATGGACCAAACGGGGGTCAA GGGGCCCGAGGGCCACAAGGAATAAGGGGCCTTCCAGGGGGCAAAGGGGAGCCT GGTCTAGCTGGGCCCGATGGACGTGAAGGAATCCCCGGATTACCAGCATCTAAG GGTATTACTGGGAAAGTTGGCAGTCCAGGTGATGCTGGTCTCCAAGGACTCCCT GGTTTGCCAGGCGCTTATGGTCCTAAAGGAAAAAGTGGCGAGATG GGTAACTCTGGCGACCCCGGTTCTGGAGGACTAATGGGGTCTCCTGGGAAATCC GGGGAACGTGGCGAGCAGGGAGAGGTGGGACCTGTCGGTGCAAGAGGTGGACCA ggtgaaagaggagtgcGTGGCCCAGATGGACCTGCAGGGGCACCTGGACCCAGG ggaGGTAAAGGGGATCTCGGGCTTCTTGGTTTGCCTGGCCCTGCTGGCCTGGTTGGACAGAATGGAGACAGG GGTGCAGTCGGTTTGACCGGTGCTCAAGGAGAACAA GGAGAAGCAGGTTCAGAGGGCACCGCGGGAGACAGAGGGGACTTT GGTGACGAAGGGGAGCCAGGAGAGAAAGGATCG ACGGGCAGACCAGGAGAGACTGGAAACAAAGGGCCAGAGGGCGGCCGGGGCATACCAGGCCCAGAGGGCAAGCCGGGCCAACCTGGACCACGTGGCatgcagggagacagaggggtgccAGGACTGCCAGGGACACAGGGGCCAGCG GGGAAAAAACCAAGCGATACACACATCACACAAGTTTGCATGAGGGTAATGCAAG AGCAGCTAGCCCAGCTAGCAGCCAGCCTGAGGAGGCCTGAGACAGGCATCTCTGGACTGCCAGGTCCCCCTGGCCCCCCTGGTCCTGCAGGCCCCTCCGGAGAGAACGGCTACCCAGGACTGGACGGGGTCAGAGGACTGCCAGGTCTCAAAGGACCTCCAGGACTACTGGGTCGCAAAGGGCCCAAAG GTGACACGGGCGACAGAGGAGACATAGGACCCACAGCGAGAGGGGTTAAAGGAGCACCTGGAGCACCCGGTCTACCAG GTGATCACGGTAGAGCCGCCTATGGCACAGACGGCCGCGACGGCGAGAGAGGGCCACACGGCGTTCCCGGTATTCCCGGCGTTCCAGGGTCTCCTGGTCGTCCTGGCCTCAACGGCTACTGCGAGTCGTCACAGTGCATCCTGCCTATGGTGGCGTCACCGATATCTGCGAAAGATTCCAGCATGAAAGGGCCAAATGAGGAATAA
- the LOC135523558 gene encoding centriolar and ciliogenesis-associated protein HYLS1-like: MERLDFSEDEIQHQLEALGYNNIPRHRLHEFKRDLDELIRHEKSKSHSSSELNSTRSQSTTFKSPPAVTKVKVHQDNTAAFRNVFAQPGPSHHERRVLTSTYSRDNSNYDVRQEYDSYTQHSVAPKYQRPSTAPNRLEVDPDLTDLQQSSFAASQSSTPDRDTGAHGRPFIKRKVLRKHQGQVHVCDESTHSEDSGAVSGLGERLGGIHVSMSTHQESELESEDAGSLSDRSESDCLPSAFKAYIRGMARSQSESDIRPRPKSFIRPVMDHPHTRSLKKTDPVAKYFQYKQDWEMFKAPGEKDRKALHWEIREQLAYQPLPPKPRRVFVPNTYVVPTEKKRSALRWEIRHDLANGLLPPNNYRL; this comes from the exons ATGGAAAGGCTGGATTTCTCAGAAGATGAAATACAACACCAATTGGAGGCACTTGGTTACAACAACATACCAAGACACAGACTACATGAATTCAAAAGAG ATCTAGATGAACTGATCCGACATGAAAAATCTAAGAGCCACTCATCCAGTGAATTGAACTCCACAAGATCTCAAAGCACCACCTTCAAAAGTCCTCCTGCAGTCACCAAGGTTAAAG TACACCAGGATAACACCGCAGCCTTCAGAAATGTGTTTGCGCAGCCTGGTCCATCACACCATGAAAGACGG GTGTTAACCTCCACATACAGCAGAGACAACAGTAACTATGATGTCAGACAGGAGTATGACTCCTACACTCAGCACTCTGTTGCCCCCAAGTACCAGCGCCCCTCAACAGCCCCTAATAGGCTGGAAGTGGATCCAGACCTAACTGACCTCCAGCAGTCATCGTTCGCTGCCAGTCAGTCGTCTACACCAGACCGAGACACAGGAGCGCATGGGAGACCCTTTATTAAGAGGAAAGTCCTTAG GAAACATCAAGGCCAAGTTCACGTTTGCGATGAATCAACACATAGTGAAGATTCAG GTGCAGTGAGTGGGCTGGGGGAGCGTCTGGGAGGGATTCATGTGTCCATGTCCACCCACCAGGAGTCGGAGCTGGAGAGTGAGGATGCAGGCAGTCTGAGTGACAGGTCTGAATCAGACTGTCTCCCAAGTGCCTTCAAAGCTTACATCAGAGGCATG GCCAGATCTCAGAGCGAGAGTGACATCAGACCCCGGCCCAAGTCGT TTATCCGCCCAGTGATGGATCACCCTCACACAAGAAGCCTGAAGAAGACAGACCCAGTGGCAAA GTATTTCCAGTACAAGCAGGACTGGGAAATGTTCAAGGCGCCAGGAGAGAAGGATAGGAAAGCACTGCACTGGGAAATCAGG GAACAGCTTGCGTACCAACCTCTACCA CCAAAGCCTCGAAGAGTATTTGTGCCCAACACCTACGTGGTGCCTACAGAGAAGAAACGCTCCGCCCTGAGATGGGAAATACGACATGACTTGGCCAATGGACTCCTACCGCCAAACAACTATCGACTCTAG